From the Pseudomonadota bacterium genome, one window contains:
- the pdxA gene encoding 4-hydroxythreonine-4-phosphate dehydrogenase PdxA codes for MTMGDPAGIGGEVILKSLPELSKKTTPVVIGDSHVMGIVAKQLFGSNAPCFNNFKEGGTEGAEFIDLGLIEEVQFGRSDPRYGEASYKYIIEALKLLFAGEVSAIVTCPINKKSINSAGIEFIGHTELLAHYSGVKDYVMMMVNRSMRVSLVTIHIPIKEVPHALSVERITKTILITHNSLKTYFGLERPYIKVCGLNPHAGEEGIMGDEETMIREAIEVAQSLNANVEGPFPADTLFHRVDCDAYIAMYHDQGLIPVKTIDFARTVNITLGLPFVRTSPGHGTGYDIAGKGMADPSSLIEAYRVAEKMIFKNQSI; via the coding sequence ATTACCATGGGGGACCCTGCCGGGATTGGCGGAGAAGTTATCCTGAAATCCCTTCCGGAACTGAGCAAGAAAACTACCCCCGTAGTCATTGGTGATAGCCATGTAATGGGCATTGTGGCTAAGCAATTATTTGGCAGCAACGCGCCATGTTTCAATAATTTCAAAGAGGGAGGCACAGAAGGCGCTGAATTTATAGACCTCGGATTAATTGAGGAAGTACAATTCGGGAGAAGCGACCCGAGGTATGGCGAAGCCTCTTACAAATATATCATCGAAGCATTAAAGCTTCTTTTTGCCGGAGAGGTTTCGGCAATTGTAACCTGCCCCATCAATAAAAAATCGATCAACTCAGCAGGGATAGAATTTATCGGACACACAGAATTGCTTGCCCATTATAGCGGTGTAAAAGATTATGTGATGATGATGGTAAACAGGAGTATGCGCGTTTCCCTTGTAACTATCCATATTCCGATAAAAGAGGTGCCGCATGCCCTTTCTGTCGAAAGAATAACAAAAACCATTCTGATTACTCACAATTCCCTGAAAACATATTTCGGGCTGGAAAGACCGTATATTAAAGTGTGCGGACTGAACCCCCATGCAGGTGAAGAGGGCATCATGGGCGATGAAGAGACCATGATACGGGAGGCGATAGAGGTGGCGCAATCACTCAATGCGAACGTAGAAGGCCCGTTCCCGGCTGACACACTGTTCCACAGGGTCGATTGTGACGCCTATATTGCAATGTACCATGACCAGGGACTCATACCGGTTAAGACAATCGATTTTGCCAGAACGGTAAATATAACGCTGGGGTTGCCTTTTGTCAGGACCTCTCCCGGTCACGGTACAGGATACGACATTGCAGGAAAAGGCATGGCCGACCCGTCCAGCCTGATAGAAGCATATAGAGTTGCGGAAAAGA
- a CDS encoding peptidyl-prolyl cis-trans isomerase, translated as MSRFIAVIFLVFTFCFPAISFCEIVDRIIAIVNDDILTLKEAEKYVQIETQGKYVSVNEYFRNIQLREKISALIEGILIKQQARKLKINVSDKEVDRIVENIKKQYLIDDEQLKSKLKEERINYKDFYEGIRTNTLRGRVMAQVISPDVIVTDKTLKEYYEAHTDEFRDEEYKLQQIFISNRTINAQRKIFAAYNLLKEGTPFDEVAKKFSEDPSASHGGDIGYVKKGELVPGLKEAIGTLTPGGYTEILTTPYGFHVLRLAEVKKGDTLPFDDVKGKIHERIVVVESEKRYKEYMEKLKQSAYIEVKI; from the coding sequence ATGAGCCGTTTTATTGCAGTAATTTTTCTTGTTTTTACTTTCTGTTTTCCGGCAATTTCTTTCTGCGAAATAGTCGACAGAATAATCGCCATCGTTAATGATGATATTCTGACGTTGAAAGAAGCGGAAAAGTACGTTCAGATCGAGACGCAGGGTAAGTATGTATCGGTAAATGAATACTTCAGAAATATCCAGTTAAGGGAAAAAATATCCGCCCTTATCGAGGGCATCCTTATCAAGCAGCAGGCACGGAAATTAAAGATTAATGTATCTGACAAAGAAGTGGATAGAATTGTCGAGAATATCAAGAAACAATACCTCATAGACGATGAACAGTTGAAGAGTAAGCTGAAAGAGGAAAGGATAAACTATAAAGATTTTTACGAAGGTATCAGGACGAATACACTCCGGGGAAGGGTAATGGCACAGGTAATATCCCCTGATGTTATTGTCACAGACAAGACCCTCAAAGAATACTATGAGGCACATACCGATGAATTCAGGGATGAAGAGTACAAGCTTCAGCAGATATTCATCTCCAACAGGACAATAAACGCACAACGAAAGATTTTTGCCGCCTACAACCTCCTCAAGGAAGGAACACCCTTCGATGAGGTTGCGAAGAAGTTCTCCGAGGACCCTTCTGCTTCCCACGGAGGGGACATTGGTTACGTGAAGAAAGGGGAGCTTGTGCCCGGGTTGAAGGAAGCAATAGGTACGCTCACGCCGGGCGGTTATACGGAGATACTTACCACTCCTTACGGATTTCATGTATTACGGCTGGCAGAGGTGAAAAAAGGAGATACCCTGCCATTTGATGATGTTAAGGGGAAAATCCATGAGCGTATTGTCGTTGTAGAATCAGAAAAAAGGTATAAAGAATACATGGAAAAATTAAAACAGTCGGCATATATCGAGGTCAAAATCTGA
- a CDS encoding peptidylprolyl isomerase produces the protein MKKLCICLSLLLLVCACAKKEDGKVLVTIDNDKMTVQEFNKELDRIPVNMKMLVATQSGKKSYLDKLIVKKLLLREAGKEKMDTEKEFQERLADIKDQLLIESLLKKKIAADAKISDDDLKKYYETNKENFKREREINTRHILLKTEEEAKQVQGRLIKGEDFAELAKKYSIDPNAGATGGEIGFLPKGSLVPEYETAAFKLTKVGQMSGIVKTQFGYHIIRLEGTKPPAYVPIDEVKDFIKQKILQEKQSELLEKYIDSLKKSAKITINEALLKEDKAGAPDKQDKPEKPEKQDKPEAQGAPQPKK, from the coding sequence ATGAAGAAATTATGTATCTGCCTTTCCCTCCTCCTCCTTGTCTGTGCCTGTGCCAAAAAAGAGGACGGTAAGGTTTTGGTAACCATTGATAACGATAAAATGACAGTACAGGAGTTTAATAAAGAACTCGACAGAATACCGGTGAACATGAAGATGCTTGTTGCAACCCAGAGTGGCAAAAAGAGCTATCTGGACAAGTTAATCGTTAAAAAGCTGCTTTTGAGAGAGGCCGGAAAAGAAAAGATGGATACTGAAAAGGAATTCCAGGAAAGACTTGCCGACATTAAAGATCAACTCCTTATAGAGTCATTATTGAAGAAAAAGATTGCTGCCGATGCAAAAATAAGCGACGACGATCTGAAAAAATACTATGAGACGAATAAGGAAAATTTTAAACGGGAAAGAGAGATAAATACACGGCATATACTCCTCAAGACAGAGGAAGAGGCAAAACAGGTCCAGGGAAGGCTCATAAAAGGAGAAGATTTTGCCGAGCTTGCAAAGAAATATTCTATTGATCCTAATGCCGGTGCAACAGGAGGAGAAATCGGCTTCCTCCCGAAAGGCTCGCTGGTCCCTGAATATGAAACTGCAGCATTCAAATTAACCAAAGTAGGCCAGATGAGTGGTATCGTAAAAACGCAATTCGGGTACCATATTATCAGACTCGAAGGGACCAAGCCCCCTGCATATGTGCCTATTGATGAGGTTAAGGACTTCATTAAACAAAAGATACTCCAGGAAAAACAGTCGGAATTGCTCGAAAAATATATCGACAGCCTGAAGAAGTCTGCCAAAATAACAATAAACGAAGCACTACTGAAAGAAGATAAGGCCGGGGCCCCGGACAAACAAGACAAACCGGAGAAACCAGAGAAACAAGACAAACCGGAAGCCCAGGGGGCACCGCAACCAAAGAAATGA